The following coding sequences lie in one Apium graveolens cultivar Ventura chromosome 1, ASM990537v1, whole genome shotgun sequence genomic window:
- the LOC141714213 gene encoding uncharacterized protein LOC141714213 has translation MSNSSSVNRVICDCGLNALIRTLWTNKNPGRRFWSCQKNKDERSCNFFMWIDDEMSGRARNLLCELTQRNVMLEQNLLKLEEKLYKMKKKKKMIKKQKQTQNLLLCTVVVCMFAIIVVLVVSRELNTGQRKYPP, from the exons ATGTCTAACTCGTCGTCTGTTAATAGGGTCATCTGTGATTGTGGCTTGAATGCTCTTATACGAACGTTATGGACAAACAAGAACCCAGGAAGACGTTTCTGGAGTTGTCAGAAGAACAAG GATGAGAGAAGCTGTAATTTTTTCATGTGGATCGATGATGAGATGTCTGGACGGGCAAGGAATTTGCTTTGTGAACTAACTCAGAGGAATGTGATGCTTGAACAAAATCTGTTAAAGCTGGAGGAAAAATTGTATAaaatgaagaaaaagaagaaaatgatAAAGAAGCAAAAGCAAACCCAAAATTTGTTATTATGCACTGTGGTAGTTTGTATGTTTGCTATCATTGTAGTTTTAGTTGTTAGCAGGGAGTTGAACACTGGACAAAGGAAGTATCCACCATGA